From Vitis vinifera cultivar Pinot Noir 40024 chromosome 3, ASM3070453v1, the proteins below share one genomic window:
- the TMT2 gene encoding monosaccharide-sensing protein 2 isoform X1 — translation MSGAVLVAIAAAVGNLLQGWDNATIAGAVLYIKKEFNLQGEPTVEGLIVAMSLIGATFITTISGAVSDWLGRRPMLIISSLFYFVSGLVMLWSPNVYVLLLARLLDGFGVGLSVTIVPVYISETAPSEIRGLLNTLPQFTGSVGMFLSYCMVFGMSLMNSPSWRLMLGVLFIPSLVYLALTVFLLPESPRWLVSKGRMLEAKHVLQRLRGREDVSGEMALLVEGLGVGSKASIEEYIIGPDDLTDDQDPAAMNDRIRLYGPQEGLSWIAKPVTGQSSLGLVSRCGSMENKPVPLMDPLVTLFGSVHEKLPETGSMRSVIFPNFSSMFSISGNQPKNEESDEESLARDGEDYPSDAAGGDSDDNLQSPLISRQNTSLEKDLMPAPTQSSNLSMRHSSLMRADGGEQVSSSMGIGGGWQLAWKWSEKEGQDGKKEGGFKRIYLHQDSIPRSQRGSLVSVPGGEVPVDGEMTCAAALVSQPALYSKELMDQNPVGPAMVHPSETAIKGPSWRDLFKPGVKHALVVGVGIQILQQFSGINGVLYYTPQILEQAGVGVILSNIGISSASTSLLISAITTLLMLPCIAVAMRLMDISGRRSLLLSTIPVLIIALSILVLGSLVNMGDVVHAAISTASVIIYFCCFVMGFGPVPNILCAEIFPTRVRGLCIAICALSFWIGDIIVTYTLPLMLTSVGLAGVFGMYAVVCLISWVFVFLKVPETKGMPLEVISEFFAVGASAGQKKN, via the exons ATGAGTGGAGCTGTGCTTGTGGCGATTGCTGCTGCTGTGGGAAACTTGTTGCAAGGATGGGATAACGCTACGATTGCTG GGGCTGTTCTATACATCAAGAAGGAATTCAACTTGCAAGGTGAACCCACTGTAGAGGGTCTAATTGTGGCCATGTCTCTCATCGGAGCCACGTTCATCACTACTATCTCTGGAGCAGTATCTGATTGGCTTGGGCGCCGCCCTATGTTGATAATCTCATccctattttattttgtcaGTGGCCTTGTGATGCTGTGGTCTCCCAATGTTTATGTGCTGCTGTTGGCAAGGCTTCTGGATGGATTTGGGGTTGGGCTGTCAGTTACTATTGTTCCGGTCTATATATCTGAGACTGCACCCTCTGAAATAAGGGGATTGTTGAATACCCTCCCTCAGTTCACTGGTTCTGTTGGAATGTTTTTGTCTTACTGCATGGTTTTTGGGATGTCACTGATGAATTCACCAAGCTGGAGGTTAATGCTTGGGGTTCTTTTTATTCCTTCCCTCGTATATTTGGCATTAACGGTATTTTTGTTGCCTGAGTCTCCTCGGTGGCTAGTCAGTAAAGGGCGTATGCTCGAGGCGAAGCATGTATTGCAGAGACTACGCGGCAGGGAGGATGTCTCTG GTGAGATGGCTTTGCTGGTCGAAGGTCTTGGAGTCGGTAGTAAAGCATCTATAGAGGAGTACATAATTGGCCCTGATGATCTCACAGATGACCAGGATCCAGCTGCTATGAATGATAGAATCAGATTATATGGGCCTCAAGAAGGTCTCTCCTGGATTGCTAAACCTGTTACTGGCCAGAGTTCTCTTGGCCTTGTGTCTCGCTGTGGAAGCATGGAAAACAAGCCAGTGCCACTTATGGACCCTCTTGTGACCCTCTTTGGCAGTGTTCACGAGAAGCTTCCTGAGACAGGAAGCATGCGAAGCGTGATCTTTCCAAACTTTAGCAGCATGTTCAGCATATCAGGCAATCAACCTAAAAATGAAGAATCGGATGAAGAGAGCCTTGCCAGAGATGGTGAAGATTATCCATCTGATGCTGCTGGTGGTGATTCTGACGACAACTTGCAAAGTCCATTAATCTCGCGTCAAAATACGagtttagaaaaagacttgatGCCTGCTCCAACACAGAGCAGCAATTTAAGCATGAGACACAGCAGTCTAATGCGAGCAGATGGTGGAGAGCAAGTCAGTAGTAGCATGGGAATTGGTGGCGGGTGGCAGCTGGCATGGAAATGGTCAGAAAAAGAAGGTCAAGATGGAAAGAAGGAAGGaggttttaaaagaatttatttgcaCCAGGACAGCATCCCTCGATCTCAACGCGGATCTTTAGTTTCTGTTCCAGGTGGTGAGGTCCCTGTTGATGGTGAGATGACCTGCGCTGCTGCTTTGGTAAGTCAACCTGCTCTTTATTCCAAGGAGCTTATGGATCAGAATCCAGTTGGACCAGCTATGGTTCATCCTTCTGAAACTGCTATAAAAGGGCCAAGTTGGAGAGATCTTTTTAAACCAGGAGTCAAGCATGCACTAGTTGTTGGGGTGGGGATTCAGATACTTCAGCAG TTCTCTGGCATAAATGGGGTTCTGTACTACACTCCTCAAATTCTTGAGCAGGCAGGTGTTGGAGTTATTCTTTCAAACATAGGCATTAGTTCAGCCTCTACATCTCTGCTTATCAGTGCAATCACAACCTTGTTGATGCTTCCTTGCATAGCTGTTGCCATGAGGCTCATGGATATTTCTGGTAGAAG GAGTCTGCTGCTCAGCACAATCCCTGTCCTGATAATAGCCCTTTCCATTCTTGTCCTTGGAAGTTTAGTAAATATGGGTGATGTTGTGCATGCTGCAATCTCGACTGCTAGTGTCATCATCTACTTCTGTTGCTTTGTCATGGGATTTGGGCCAGTCCCAAACATACTCTGTGCGGAGATCTTTCCCACCCGTGTCCGAGGCCTATGCATTGCCATTTGTGCACTCTCATTTTGGATTGGTGACATCATTGTAACCTACACACTGCCATTGATGCTCACCTCTGTTGGCCTTGCTGGTGTCTTTGGCATGTACGCCGTTGTGTGCCTCATCTCATGGGTGTTCGTCTTCTTGAAAGTCCCAGAAACCAAAGGCATGCCCCTTGAAGTTATCTCTGAGTTCTTTGCTGTTGGTGCAAGTGCTGGACAGAAGAAGAACTGA
- the LOC104878763 gene encoding RING-H2 finger protein ATL80: protein MEGYNIFVSVAFVSALICAVGLLVVGRCVCLRYFYHHGGGNTAASSSTAQSPPNGGPKEERILSSVPRVRYTGGDGKVGECAICLTEFMKGDEMSVMPQCGHGFHVKCIERWMRRSSSCRQILAEPSRR from the coding sequence ATGGAGGGGTATAATATCTTCGTCTCGGTCGCCTTCGTATCCGCTCTAATCTGCGCCGTCGGCCTCCTAGTGGTGGGCCGCTGCGTCTGCCTCCGCTACTTCTACCACCACGGCGGTGGGAACACCGCAGCGAGCAGCTCCACGGCGCAGTCGCCGCCAAACGGGGGTCCAAAGGAGGAGAGGATTCTCTCGTCAGTCCCCAGAGTGAGATACACCGGCGGCGACGGAAAAGTGGGGGAGTGTGCAATATGTTTGACAGAGTTTATGAAGGGAGATGAGATGAGCGTGATGCCGCAGTGTGGTCATGGGTTCCATGTGAAGTGCATAGAGAGGTGGATGCGGCGGAGCTCGTCGTGTCGGCAGATTCTGGCGGAGCCCAGTAGGCGATAG
- the TMT2 gene encoding monosaccharide-sensing protein 2 isoform X2 produces MSLIGATFITTISGAVSDWLGRRPMLIISSLFYFVSGLVMLWSPNVYVLLLARLLDGFGVGLSVTIVPVYISETAPSEIRGLLNTLPQFTGSVGMFLSYCMVFGMSLMNSPSWRLMLGVLFIPSLVYLALTVFLLPESPRWLVSKGRMLEAKHVLQRLRGREDVSGEMALLVEGLGVGSKASIEEYIIGPDDLTDDQDPAAMNDRIRLYGPQEGLSWIAKPVTGQSSLGLVSRCGSMENKPVPLMDPLVTLFGSVHEKLPETGSMRSVIFPNFSSMFSISGNQPKNEESDEESLARDGEDYPSDAAGGDSDDNLQSPLISRQNTSLEKDLMPAPTQSSNLSMRHSSLMRADGGEQVSSSMGIGGGWQLAWKWSEKEGQDGKKEGGFKRIYLHQDSIPRSQRGSLVSVPGGEVPVDGEMTCAAALVSQPALYSKELMDQNPVGPAMVHPSETAIKGPSWRDLFKPGVKHALVVGVGIQILQQFSGINGVLYYTPQILEQAGVGVILSNIGISSASTSLLISAITTLLMLPCIAVAMRLMDISGRRSLLLSTIPVLIIALSILVLGSLVNMGDVVHAAISTASVIIYFCCFVMGFGPVPNILCAEIFPTRVRGLCIAICALSFWIGDIIVTYTLPLMLTSVGLAGVFGMYAVVCLISWVFVFLKVPETKGMPLEVISEFFAVGASAGQKKN; encoded by the exons ATGTCTCTCATCGGAGCCACGTTCATCACTACTATCTCTGGAGCAGTATCTGATTGGCTTGGGCGCCGCCCTATGTTGATAATCTCATccctattttattttgtcaGTGGCCTTGTGATGCTGTGGTCTCCCAATGTTTATGTGCTGCTGTTGGCAAGGCTTCTGGATGGATTTGGGGTTGGGCTGTCAGTTACTATTGTTCCGGTCTATATATCTGAGACTGCACCCTCTGAAATAAGGGGATTGTTGAATACCCTCCCTCAGTTCACTGGTTCTGTTGGAATGTTTTTGTCTTACTGCATGGTTTTTGGGATGTCACTGATGAATTCACCAAGCTGGAGGTTAATGCTTGGGGTTCTTTTTATTCCTTCCCTCGTATATTTGGCATTAACGGTATTTTTGTTGCCTGAGTCTCCTCGGTGGCTAGTCAGTAAAGGGCGTATGCTCGAGGCGAAGCATGTATTGCAGAGACTACGCGGCAGGGAGGATGTCTCTG GTGAGATGGCTTTGCTGGTCGAAGGTCTTGGAGTCGGTAGTAAAGCATCTATAGAGGAGTACATAATTGGCCCTGATGATCTCACAGATGACCAGGATCCAGCTGCTATGAATGATAGAATCAGATTATATGGGCCTCAAGAAGGTCTCTCCTGGATTGCTAAACCTGTTACTGGCCAGAGTTCTCTTGGCCTTGTGTCTCGCTGTGGAAGCATGGAAAACAAGCCAGTGCCACTTATGGACCCTCTTGTGACCCTCTTTGGCAGTGTTCACGAGAAGCTTCCTGAGACAGGAAGCATGCGAAGCGTGATCTTTCCAAACTTTAGCAGCATGTTCAGCATATCAGGCAATCAACCTAAAAATGAAGAATCGGATGAAGAGAGCCTTGCCAGAGATGGTGAAGATTATCCATCTGATGCTGCTGGTGGTGATTCTGACGACAACTTGCAAAGTCCATTAATCTCGCGTCAAAATACGagtttagaaaaagacttgatGCCTGCTCCAACACAGAGCAGCAATTTAAGCATGAGACACAGCAGTCTAATGCGAGCAGATGGTGGAGAGCAAGTCAGTAGTAGCATGGGAATTGGTGGCGGGTGGCAGCTGGCATGGAAATGGTCAGAAAAAGAAGGTCAAGATGGAAAGAAGGAAGGaggttttaaaagaatttatttgcaCCAGGACAGCATCCCTCGATCTCAACGCGGATCTTTAGTTTCTGTTCCAGGTGGTGAGGTCCCTGTTGATGGTGAGATGACCTGCGCTGCTGCTTTGGTAAGTCAACCTGCTCTTTATTCCAAGGAGCTTATGGATCAGAATCCAGTTGGACCAGCTATGGTTCATCCTTCTGAAACTGCTATAAAAGGGCCAAGTTGGAGAGATCTTTTTAAACCAGGAGTCAAGCATGCACTAGTTGTTGGGGTGGGGATTCAGATACTTCAGCAG TTCTCTGGCATAAATGGGGTTCTGTACTACACTCCTCAAATTCTTGAGCAGGCAGGTGTTGGAGTTATTCTTTCAAACATAGGCATTAGTTCAGCCTCTACATCTCTGCTTATCAGTGCAATCACAACCTTGTTGATGCTTCCTTGCATAGCTGTTGCCATGAGGCTCATGGATATTTCTGGTAGAAG GAGTCTGCTGCTCAGCACAATCCCTGTCCTGATAATAGCCCTTTCCATTCTTGTCCTTGGAAGTTTAGTAAATATGGGTGATGTTGTGCATGCTGCAATCTCGACTGCTAGTGTCATCATCTACTTCTGTTGCTTTGTCATGGGATTTGGGCCAGTCCCAAACATACTCTGTGCGGAGATCTTTCCCACCCGTGTCCGAGGCCTATGCATTGCCATTTGTGCACTCTCATTTTGGATTGGTGACATCATTGTAACCTACACACTGCCATTGATGCTCACCTCTGTTGGCCTTGCTGGTGTCTTTGGCATGTACGCCGTTGTGTGCCTCATCTCATGGGTGTTCGTCTTCTTGAAAGTCCCAGAAACCAAAGGCATGCCCCTTGAAGTTATCTCTGAGTTCTTTGCTGTTGGTGCAAGTGCTGGACAGAAGAAGAACTGA